The genomic stretch GAAACTCCTGTTAACCTGAACCACATGCTACCATAAACCAATTTTTGTGTAGTTACTTCATCTAATATTGAACCAACAATAGAAGCAACTGCAATCAGACATAAAATAAATAAATTAACCTTTATTAACTTATTATTCAATTGCCTCTTAACACAACTAATTTCTTGGAGATGATTGACTTTCCAGTTTCTAATCTATAGAAGTAAATACCTGCTGCGACTCTATTCCCAAGTTTATCCTCTCCATTCCAAATAATCTTGTATACTCCCGTGTTCCATTTTTTATCTATTAGAGTCTTCACCAATCTACCAGCCATATCGTAGATTCTCACACTAACTGGTATTTTAGAAACTCCATTTGTGATTTGGAATCTGATTTCTGTCATTTGAGTAAATGGATTAGGATAGTTTTGTTCTAATTTATAACTACTACCCCCCCAATTGCCTTCTGTAACTGCATAATAGGGGGAGGTATTTGTAACCTCATATATTGCTCTAGTTGAATAATTTGTAGCATAAATTCGGACTGTGTCATCGTTCCTACCTATCCCAATACTTAAGCATGCGGTCGCTCCTGTAACAGCATCAATTACCACACTATCTTCATAAGTACTTCCATTCCATGAGTACTCGCGAAGATCGCCACCCTGCTGGGTAGCGTACAATAGGTATTTGCCCTCGCTCTTCGTTTTTCCAATCCGTATTCCATATCGGCTTTTGTTAGGACCGCTTGGAGTAATATCCAAAACCTGCCACCCACTATAAGCATATGTAACTTCATAAAGATGCCCATTCTCAACAGCAGCATATATTCTATTTATCCCATCGTTTCTGCCTTGTCCAACACTTACTCCAACTATCCACTGTTGAGGGAGATTAATAACTGCTTCGTCATAAGAAGTACCATTCCAGCTAAATTCGTAGAGCGGTCCGCGTCTATCTGGGCAATATATCCTCTTTATACCATCATTCCTGCCATCTGCTATATCGTGTGTCCCCCCTATAATTGAGGAATTTATCACTAATTCACTCCAGTTACTTCCACTCCTTGTATATTCGTAGAGACCAAAAAACTGTCCACCTACATAAAGACGAGATACCCCATCATTTCTACCATCACCAACCTTAACACATAATACATTTCCTATGGATGTTTGCACATATTCTCTTGCCCACTCACCGCCAGAGAATGTAGCTTCAATGATATCACCGCTATAAAGGTATTCCCCTGTATATA from bacterium encodes the following:
- a CDS encoding T9SS type A sorting domain-containing protein, encoding MKEFRTMSGFKRRYTFVLTSIAVILIAVFSYASAGWNRVKIGTCPTAGLEEIEVADGRNDGINRVYVVTRDGGIYEWTYAGGSWSCETVSYIGSETFTPLAVGSGRNDGTNRVYTGEYLYSGDIIEATFSGGEWAREYVQTSIGNVLCVKVGDGRNDGVSRLYVGGQFFGLYEYTRSGSNWSELVINSSIIGGTHDIADGRNDGIKRIYCPDRRGPLYEFSWNGTSYDEAVINLPQQWIVGVSVGQGRNDGINRIYAAVENGHLYEVTYAYSGWQVLDITPSGPNKSRYGIRIGKTKSEGKYLLYATQQGGDLREYSWNGSTYEDSVVIDAVTGATACLSIGIGRNDDTVRIYATNYSTRAIYEVTNTSPYYAVTEGNWGGSSYKLEQNYPNPFTQMTEIRFQITNGVSKIPVSVRIYDMAGRLVKTLIDKKWNTGVYKIIWNGEDKLGNRVAAGIYFYRLETGKSIISKKLVVLRGN